The Exiguobacterium aurantiacum DSM 6208 genome includes a window with the following:
- a CDS encoding sugar-binding transcriptional regulator, with the protein MIQQLIHVQKQIVPDLLDTLRHRYDILHYVRLMQPIGRRTLATSLGLTERILRREVDFLKDQGLLAVATQGISLTESGRNVLRDLHEVMGEILGISEVARELEQKLGVRQVVIVPGDSDETFWVQRDIGRAAVTQLKARLAPDDNIIAVTGGTTMASVAAMMSPDKKERPMHFVPARGGLGETLELQANTVCSRMADRAHADYHLLHIPDEVSQETFERMVEEPSIKNVLEMIRAARIVVHGIGEAETMAKRRHATPEHLRMIERHDAVAEAFGYYFNAEGEIVHRVKTVGIQLEELDNMDTVIAVAGGKSKAQAIAAYAKHTPNIILVTDEGAATELLTCY; encoded by the coding sequence ATGATCCAGCAACTGATTCACGTTCAGAAGCAAATCGTCCCAGACCTGCTCGACACGCTCCGACATCGTTACGACATCTTACATTATGTCCGTTTGATGCAGCCGATCGGCCGCAGGACATTAGCCACGAGCCTCGGGCTGACGGAACGCATCTTAAGGCGAGAGGTCGACTTCTTGAAAGACCAAGGTCTGCTTGCAGTCGCCACTCAAGGTATTTCCCTTACAGAATCGGGCCGAAACGTTCTCCGGGACTTGCATGAGGTCATGGGAGAGATCCTAGGGATTTCAGAAGTCGCACGAGAACTCGAGCAAAAGCTCGGCGTTCGCCAAGTCGTCATCGTACCGGGAGACTCGGACGAGACGTTCTGGGTACAGCGGGATATCGGACGGGCCGCCGTCACGCAGTTAAAAGCGAGACTGGCACCGGACGACAATATCATCGCGGTCACAGGCGGGACGACGATGGCATCTGTCGCGGCGATGATGTCGCCCGACAAGAAAGAACGGCCGATGCATTTCGTGCCGGCACGCGGCGGCCTCGGAGAGACGCTTGAACTTCAAGCGAACACCGTCTGCTCTCGCATGGCGGACCGGGCACACGCCGACTATCATTTACTCCACATTCCGGACGAGGTTTCGCAAGAGACGTTCGAGCGGATGGTGGAGGAACCTAGCATAAAAAATGTCCTGGAAATGATTAGAGCGGCGCGAATAGTGGTACATGGAATTGGTGAGGCGGAAACGATGGCAAAACGTCGTCACGCCACGCCGGAGCATTTGCGGATGATCGAACGGCACGACGCCGTCGCCGAAGCGTTCGGATATTATTTCAACGCGGAAGGTGAAATCGTTCATCGGGTCAAGACAGTCGGCATTCAATTAGAAGAGCTCGACAATATGGACACCGTCATCGCGGTCGCTGGAGGAAAGTCAAAGGCACAGGCGATTGCCGCTTATGCGAAACACACGCCGAACATCATCCTCGTCACAGACGAAGGTGCGGCAACAGAATTATTAACTTGTTATTAA
- the gap gene encoding type I glyceraldehyde-3-phosphate dehydrogenase, with translation MAVKVGINGFGRIGRLAFREIIKNEGVEVVAINDLTDTKMLAHLLKYDTTQGRFDGDVEVHDDHFLVNGEKVVTLANRNPEELPWGELGVDIVLECTGFFTDKEKAELHLKAGAKKVVISAPATGDMKTVVFNTNHDILDGTETVISGASCTTNCLAPMAKVLQDQFGIVEGLMTTIHAYTGDQNTLDAPHPKGDFRRARAAAANIVPNTTGAAKAIGLVIPELQGKLDGAAQRVPVATGSLTELVTVLEKTVSVDEINAAMKAAANESYGYTEDEIVSSDIVGITYGSLFDATQTKVMTVGDKQLVKTVAWYDNEMSYTAQLVRTLKHFAEIAK, from the coding sequence ATGGCAGTAAAAGTTGGTATTAACGGATTTGGACGTATCGGACGCTTGGCATTCCGCGAGATCATCAAGAACGAAGGAGTCGAAGTTGTTGCAATCAACGACTTGACTGACACGAAGATGCTTGCTCACCTTCTCAAGTATGACACGACACAAGGTCGTTTCGATGGAGACGTTGAAGTACACGACGATCATTTCCTCGTAAACGGCGAGAAAGTCGTTACACTTGCTAACCGCAACCCAGAAGAACTTCCATGGGGCGAGCTCGGTGTCGACATCGTTCTCGAATGTACTGGATTCTTCACAGACAAAGAAAAAGCGGAGCTTCACTTGAAAGCTGGCGCGAAAAAAGTTGTCATCTCGGCTCCAGCTACAGGTGACATGAAGACTGTCGTCTTCAACACGAACCACGACATCCTCGACGGTACAGAGACAGTGATCTCAGGTGCTTCATGTACGACAAACTGCTTGGCGCCAATGGCGAAAGTTCTCCAAGACCAGTTCGGAATCGTTGAAGGTCTCATGACGACAATCCACGCTTACACTGGCGACCAAAACACGCTTGACGCTCCACACCCGAAAGGTGACTTCCGTCGTGCACGTGCGGCAGCAGCGAACATCGTACCGAACACAACTGGTGCGGCTAAAGCGATCGGTCTCGTTATCCCAGAACTTCAAGGTAAACTTGACGGTGCGGCACAACGTGTACCAGTTGCAACAGGTTCACTCACAGAGCTCGTAACAGTTCTTGAGAAAACAGTTTCTGTTGACGAAATCAACGCAGCGATGAAAGCAGCAGCTAACGAATCATACGGCTACACAGAAGACGAAATCGTATCTTCTGACATCGTCGGCATCACGTACGGTTCACTCTTCGACGCGACACAAACGAAAGTCATGACAGTTGGCGACAAGCAACTCGTTAAGACAGTTGCATGGTACGACAACGAAATGTCTTACACTGCACAATTGGTTCGCACACTCAAGCACTTCGCTGAAATCGCGAAGTAA
- a CDS encoding phosphoglycerate kinase: MNKKSIRDIDVKGKRVFCRVDFNVPLKDGVIQDETRIQAALPTIKHLIDGGAKVILASHLGRPKGEKNPEFSLAPVAERLGELLGKDVPLVEEAYGPVAEEAVAKLSEGDVVVLENVRFYPGETKNDPELAKGFAALADVFVNDAFGAAHRAHASTEGIAQNVETAVAGLLMEKELEVLGKALSNPDRPFTAIIGGSKVADKIGVIDHLLDIVDTLIIGGGLSYTFSKALGHEVGTSLLEEDKLDLARQFMKKAEDKGVKFLMPVDCVITKEFGEETYVGPVDIDSIPADHMGLDIGPKTVEIYAEAIRESKLVVWNGPMGVFELDKYANGTKGVAQALADSDAYSIIGGGDSAAAAAKFGLADQMSHISTGGGASLEFMEGKKLPGVEALNDK, translated from the coding sequence ATGAACAAAAAGTCTATTCGTGACATCGATGTAAAAGGGAAACGCGTCTTCTGCCGCGTTGACTTCAACGTTCCACTCAAAGATGGCGTCATCCAAGACGAGACGCGCATCCAAGCAGCTCTCCCGACGATCAAACACTTGATCGACGGCGGCGCGAAAGTCATCTTGGCGAGCCACCTCGGCCGTCCAAAAGGCGAGAAGAACCCTGAGTTCTCACTCGCACCGGTCGCAGAACGTCTCGGGGAACTTCTCGGTAAAGACGTACCACTCGTCGAAGAGGCTTACGGTCCGGTCGCGGAAGAAGCAGTAGCGAAACTTTCTGAAGGCGACGTCGTCGTGCTTGAGAACGTTCGTTTCTACCCAGGTGAGACGAAAAACGATCCGGAACTCGCAAAAGGTTTCGCGGCGCTTGCTGACGTCTTCGTCAACGACGCGTTCGGTGCGGCTCACCGTGCCCACGCTTCGACGGAAGGCATCGCGCAAAACGTTGAGACGGCAGTTGCCGGTCTATTGATGGAAAAAGAACTTGAAGTACTCGGCAAGGCGCTCTCGAACCCGGATCGTCCGTTCACGGCCATCATCGGCGGTTCGAAAGTTGCTGACAAGATCGGGGTCATCGACCACCTTCTTGACATCGTTGACACGCTCATCATCGGTGGCGGTCTCTCGTACACGTTCTCGAAAGCACTCGGGCACGAAGTCGGGACGTCACTCCTTGAGGAAGACAAGCTCGACCTCGCACGTCAATTCATGAAAAAAGCAGAAGACAAAGGCGTGAAATTCTTGATGCCGGTCGACTGCGTCATCACGAAAGAATTCGGCGAAGAGACTTACGTCGGACCAGTCGATATCGACTCGATCCCTGCGGATCATATGGGTCTTGATATCGGACCGAAAACAGTCGAAATTTACGCGGAGGCAATTCGCGAATCGAAACTTGTCGTATGGAACGGACCGATGGGCGTATTCGAACTTGATAAATACGCGAACGGAACGAAAGGTGTCGCTCAAGCACTCGCAGACAGCGACGCATACTCGATCATCGGTGGTGGGGACTCAGCTGCTGCAGCTGCCAAGTTCGGCCTTGCAGACCAAATGAGCCACATTTCAACTGGTGGTGGCGCTTCACTCGAATTCATGGAAGGCAAGAAACTTCCAGGCGTCGAGGCGCTCAACGACAAGTAA
- the tpiA gene encoding triose-phosphate isomerase gives MRKPIIAGNWKMNKTLSEAVAFVEEVKNNVPSTDKVDAAIGAPAVFLAPMVEAAKGSDLKLGAQNMYDKDSGAYTGETSPAMIADLGVTYVILGHSERREYFGESDAFINSKTKKAFEHGLTPIVCVGETLEEREGGKFEEVIKTQVEGGLADLSADQVKQLVIAYEPVWAIGTGKSADEADAQSSCKYVRDVVKGLYGEDVAAAVRIQYGGSVKPENIKEYMAQEDIDGALVGGASLEAASFLKLLEAI, from the coding sequence ATGCGTAAACCGATTATTGCAGGTAACTGGAAAATGAACAAAACACTCTCGGAAGCAGTCGCTTTCGTAGAGGAAGTCAAAAACAACGTCCCGTCAACAGACAAAGTTGACGCGGCAATCGGCGCACCAGCTGTCTTCCTAGCTCCAATGGTAGAAGCAGCAAAAGGATCAGACTTGAAGCTTGGTGCCCAAAACATGTACGACAAAGACAGCGGGGCATACACAGGTGAAACGAGCCCGGCCATGATCGCTGACCTCGGCGTGACGTACGTCATCCTTGGACACTCAGAGCGCCGTGAATACTTCGGCGAGTCGGATGCGTTCATCAACAGCAAAACGAAAAAAGCGTTCGAACACGGTCTTACGCCAATCGTTTGTGTCGGTGAAACACTCGAGGAACGTGAAGGCGGCAAGTTCGAAGAAGTCATCAAGACGCAAGTCGAAGGTGGCCTCGCGGACCTCTCAGCTGACCAAGTGAAACAACTCGTCATCGCTTACGAGCCAGTTTGGGCGATCGGTACGGGTAAATCAGCGGACGAAGCAGATGCGCAAAGCTCATGCAAATATGTTCGTGACGTGGTGAAAGGTCTTTACGGTGAAGACGTAGCGGCTGCAGTACGCATCCAATACGGCGGTTCTGTAAAACCTGAGAACATCAAGGAGTATATGGCGCAAGAAGACATCGACGGCGCACTCGTCGGCGGTGCTTCACTTGAAGCTGCTTCGTTCCTCAAGTTGTTGGAGGCGATTTAA
- the gpmI gene encoding 2,3-bisphosphoglycerate-independent phosphoglycerate mutase translates to MARPVALIILDGFGMRNETFGNAVAAADKPNFDRFWETYPHTLLNAQGEYVGLPEGQMGNSEVGHLNIGAGRVVYQSLSRVNNAIKDRSFFDRQAMNHLAGHVKKYDSSLHIMGLVSDGGIHSHIQHMFAVVEFAKLHGIEKVYIHAFTDGRDCDPKSGAGFLEETEAKLAELGVGQVASVSGRYYAMDRDNRWERVEKVYDVLVNGKGEVGTNAVDVLNQSYEAGLTDEFVNPTVIEKDGQPIATIKDNDAIMFFNFRPDRAIELAKVFKEKTGFKGFELSNTHPDNILLVSMTKFSDEIDTDIVFPPEDLKNTLGETLAAQGYKQLRAAETEKYPHVTFFLNGQQETPFEGEDRFLVPSPKVATYDLKPEMSAYELTEGLLERIESDTYDAYIINYANPDMVGHSGMFEPTKKAVEVVDECLGKVVDALIAKGGAAIITADHGNADLVTNPDGSPMTAHTTEPVPCIITKSGVELKPVLKGSLCDLAPTLIDLLGADQPAEMTGTSIVTKK, encoded by the coding sequence ATGGCAAGACCAGTCGCCCTCATCATCTTAGATGGTTTTGGCATGCGGAACGAGACGTTCGGTAACGCGGTCGCTGCGGCGGACAAACCGAACTTCGACCGCTTCTGGGAAACGTATCCGCATACGCTTCTCAACGCGCAAGGCGAGTACGTCGGCCTTCCGGAAGGACAGATGGGTAACTCGGAAGTCGGTCACTTGAACATCGGTGCCGGACGAGTCGTCTATCAGTCACTCTCGCGCGTCAATAACGCCATCAAAGACCGTTCTTTCTTCGACCGTCAAGCGATGAACCATTTGGCGGGACATGTGAAAAAGTACGATTCAAGTCTCCACATCATGGGCCTCGTCTCGGACGGTGGGATCCACTCCCACATTCAACACATGTTCGCTGTCGTTGAGTTCGCAAAACTTCATGGCATTGAAAAAGTATACATTCACGCTTTCACGGACGGCCGTGACTGTGATCCGAAATCAGGTGCAGGCTTTCTCGAAGAGACGGAAGCGAAGCTCGCTGAACTCGGTGTCGGTCAAGTCGCTAGCGTGTCTGGACGCTACTATGCCATGGACCGCGACAACCGTTGGGAGCGCGTCGAGAAAGTATACGACGTCCTCGTTAACGGCAAAGGAGAAGTCGGCACGAACGCCGTCGACGTCTTGAACCAGTCGTATGAAGCGGGCCTCACGGATGAGTTCGTCAACCCGACGGTCATCGAGAAAGACGGTCAACCGATCGCGACGATCAAAGACAACGACGCGATCATGTTCTTCAACTTCCGTCCGGACCGGGCGATCGAACTGGCGAAAGTGTTCAAAGAGAAGACCGGCTTCAAAGGCTTCGAACTTTCAAACACACATCCAGACAACATTTTGCTCGTCTCGATGACGAAGTTCTCGGATGAAATCGACACAGACATCGTTTTCCCACCGGAAGATTTGAAGAACACGCTCGGCGAAACGCTCGCCGCGCAAGGGTATAAACAGCTCCGCGCCGCGGAAACTGAGAAATACCCGCACGTCACGTTCTTCTTGAACGGACAACAAGAAACACCGTTTGAAGGCGAAGATCGTTTCCTCGTGCCGTCGCCGAAAGTCGCGACGTACGATTTGAAACCGGAAATGAGCGCATACGAGCTCACAGAAGGTCTCTTGGAGCGCATCGAGTCGGATACGTACGATGCGTATATCATCAACTACGCGAACCCGGACATGGTCGGTCATTCGGGTATGTTCGAACCGACGAAAAAAGCGGTCGAAGTCGTCGACGAATGCCTCGGTAAAGTAGTGGACGCACTCATTGCCAAAGGCGGCGCGGCGATCATCACGGCGGACCACGGGAACGCTGACCTCGTCACGAACCCGGACGGCTCACCGATGACGGCGCATACGACAGAACCTGTCCCATGTATCATCACGAAGTCAGGCGTTGAACTGAAACCAGTTCTAAAAGGCTCGCTTTGCGACCTCGCGCCGACGTTGATCGACCTTCTCGGTGCGGATCAACCGGCTGAAATGACCGGTACATCAATCGTTACAAAAAAATAA
- the eno gene encoding phosphopyruvate hydratase, with translation MSMITEIYAREILDSRGNPTIEVEVFTEDGGFGRALVPSGASTGEHEAVELRDGDKSRYLGKGVLKAVANVNDTIAPELIGYDVFDQNALDAKMIELDGTKNKGKLGANAILGVSMAAAHAAADELGLPLYTYLGGFNAKTLPTPMMNIINGGSHADNNVDFQEFMIMPVGAPSFREALRMGAEVFHALKSVLSGMGLNTAVGDEGGFAPNLKSNEEAITVILEAIEKAGYKAGEDIYLAMDVASSEFYDKSTGKYELAGEGKSMTTAELVDFYAELVDKYPIISIEDGCDENDWDGFKLLTDKIGHKVQLVGDDLFVTNTEKLAEGIEKGISNSILIKVNQIGTLTETFDAIEMAKKAGYTAVISHRSGETEDATIADIAVATNAGQIKTGSLSRTDRIAKYNQLLRIEDMLGDVAKYDGIKSFYNLKK, from the coding sequence ATGTCAATGATTACAGAAATTTACGCACGCGAAATTTTGGATTCACGCGGTAACCCAACAATCGAAGTAGAAGTCTTCACAGAAGACGGCGGTTTCGGCCGTGCCCTCGTCCCATCAGGCGCATCAACTGGTGAGCACGAAGCAGTCGAACTCCGCGATGGCGACAAGTCACGTTACCTTGGTAAAGGCGTACTTAAAGCCGTTGCTAACGTAAACGACACAATCGCACCAGAACTCATCGGCTACGATGTCTTCGACCAAAACGCACTCGACGCTAAAATGATCGAGCTCGACGGTACGAAAAACAAAGGTAAACTCGGCGCTAACGCGATTCTCGGTGTCTCTATGGCAGCAGCACACGCAGCAGCAGACGAGCTCGGCCTTCCACTTTACACGTACCTCGGTGGATTCAACGCGAAGACGCTCCCAACTCCAATGATGAACATCATCAACGGTGGTTCGCACGCTGACAACAACGTTGACTTCCAAGAGTTCATGATCATGCCTGTAGGCGCGCCATCGTTCCGCGAAGCGCTCCGAATGGGTGCAGAAGTATTCCACGCCCTCAAATCAGTTCTTTCTGGTATGGGCCTCAACACAGCTGTCGGTGACGAAGGTGGTTTCGCACCAAACCTTAAGTCAAACGAAGAAGCGATCACAGTTATCCTTGAAGCGATCGAAAAAGCTGGTTACAAAGCTGGCGAAGACATCTACCTCGCGATGGACGTTGCATCGTCTGAGTTCTATGACAAGTCGACTGGCAAGTACGAACTCGCTGGCGAAGGCAAGTCAATGACAACTGCTGAGCTCGTAGACTTCTACGCTGAGCTCGTTGACAAGTACCCAATCATCTCAATCGAAGACGGTTGCGACGAGAACGACTGGGACGGCTTCAAGCTTCTCACTGACAAGATCGGCCACAAAGTTCAACTCGTTGGGGATGACCTCTTCGTAACGAACACTGAGAAATTGGCTGAAGGTATCGAGAAAGGCATTTCGAACTCGATCCTCATCAAAGTTAACCAAATCGGTACGCTCACAGAAACATTCGACGCGATCGAAATGGCTAAAAAAGCTGGCTACACAGCTGTTATCTCACACCGTTCTGGTGAAACAGAAGATGCGACAATCGCGGACATCGCTGTTGCGACAAACGCTGGTCAAATCAAAACTGGTTCGCTCTCGCGTACAGACCGTATCGCGAAGTACAACCAACTTCTCCGCATCGAAGACATGCTCGGCGATGTAGCGAAATACGACGGCATCAAGTCGTTCTACAACCTCAAAAAATAA
- a CDS encoding phosphotransferase, giving the protein MDQSHEQEKRLSGGNLSIVHKKGNHVYRTKKEGSANIHWLLTHLEACGVSGVPRFVGVDNQGREVLTYLEGETADYPLKVYMWSDEAIQDVARLMRRLHDATADVEWPSDWRPLDNTPEPFEVICHNDFAVYNTIFYDEKVAGVIDFDLAAPGPRAWDIVYALYTFVPLSRRHQAESGKVVHYEANRDDGTYRRRVALFFEAYGWEGSTKELLDMLLLRIEALCLLIQRKAVEGDTAFQSMMDEGHYDHYQTEYRFIQTNGHKWF; this is encoded by the coding sequence ATGGACCAATCGCATGAGCAAGAGAAGAGGTTGAGCGGTGGGAACTTGTCAATCGTCCACAAAAAAGGCAACCACGTCTATCGAACGAAGAAAGAGGGAAGTGCAAATATCCATTGGTTGTTAACACATTTGGAGGCGTGCGGGGTATCAGGCGTTCCGCGATTTGTCGGGGTGGATAATCAGGGCCGAGAGGTGTTGACGTATCTCGAAGGCGAGACGGCCGATTATCCGTTAAAGGTGTACATGTGGTCAGATGAGGCGATTCAAGACGTCGCACGATTGATGCGCCGGCTTCATGACGCGACCGCGGATGTCGAGTGGCCTTCTGACTGGCGGCCGCTCGACAATACGCCAGAACCGTTTGAAGTGATTTGCCACAACGACTTCGCCGTCTACAATACGATTTTTTATGATGAGAAAGTGGCAGGGGTCATCGACTTTGATTTGGCGGCGCCCGGACCACGAGCGTGGGATATCGTCTATGCACTCTATACGTTCGTCCCACTCAGCCGGCGTCATCAAGCCGAGTCGGGTAAAGTCGTTCACTATGAGGCGAATCGTGATGATGGGACGTACCGACGACGAGTCGCTCTCTTCTTTGAGGCGTACGGCTGGGAAGGTTCGACAAAGGAGTTGCTGGACATGCTGCTGTTACGGATAGAAGCGCTTTGTCTGTTGATACAGAGAAAAGCGGTGGAAGGGGATACTGCGTTTCAATCGATGATGGACGAAGGGCATTACGATCACTATCAAACAGAGTATCGTTTCATCCAAACGAACGGCCATAAATGGTTTTAA
- the galU gene encoding UTP--glucose-1-phosphate uridylyltransferase GalU: protein MTRVRKAIIPAAGLGTRFLPATKAMPKEMLPIVNKPTIQFIVEEAVASGIEDIIIVTGKNKRAIEDHFDRAIELEQNLESKGKTELLESVRHSSNLANIHYIRQQEPKGLGHAIWCARKFIGDEPFAVLLGDDIIESDVPATQQLIEQYERYHRSIIGVQRVPYEMTKRYGIIDPLAVEGKLIPVRTFVEKPPVEEAPSNLAILGRYILTPDVFEALSDQQVGAGGEIQLTDAIARLNEVETVYAYEFDGRRFDVGEPIGFIEATIAHALCDPDLKANVHALLKRFVDELEQQ from the coding sequence ATGACACGCGTACGAAAAGCCATCATTCCGGCCGCCGGGCTCGGCACCCGATTCTTACCGGCGACGAAGGCGATGCCAAAAGAGATGCTCCCGATTGTCAACAAACCGACGATCCAATTCATCGTGGAAGAAGCCGTCGCTTCCGGCATCGAGGACATCATCATCGTGACCGGGAAGAACAAGCGCGCGATCGAGGATCACTTCGACCGGGCCATCGAGCTCGAACAAAACCTCGAGTCGAAAGGGAAGACGGAGCTCCTCGAGTCGGTCCGTCACTCGTCGAATCTCGCGAACATCCATTACATACGCCAACAAGAGCCGAAAGGACTCGGCCACGCGATTTGGTGCGCCCGAAAGTTCATCGGCGACGAGCCGTTCGCGGTCCTGCTCGGGGACGACATCATCGAGTCGGACGTGCCGGCGACGCAGCAGTTGATCGAGCAATACGAACGGTATCACCGTTCGATCATCGGTGTGCAGCGCGTGCCGTATGAAATGACGAAACGATATGGTATAATTGACCCGCTTGCCGTCGAAGGAAAGCTCATCCCGGTCCGGACATTCGTTGAGAAACCGCCGGTCGAGGAGGCCCCTTCGAACCTCGCCATCCTCGGCCGCTACATTTTGACGCCGGACGTCTTCGAGGCGTTGTCGGACCAACAAGTCGGGGCCGGGGGCGAGATTCAACTGACGGACGCCATCGCGCGACTGAACGAGGTCGAGACGGTGTACGCCTATGAGTTTGACGGGCGCCGTTTTGACGTCGGGGAACCGATCGGCTTCATCGAGGCGACGATCGCCCATGCACTGTGCGACCCAGATTTAAAAGCCAACGTCCATGCGCTCTTGAAGCGATTCGTGGACGAACTCGAACAACAGTAA
- a CDS encoding glycosyltransferase family 4 protein, with protein MLMVCQNYYPEIGSAGNRMQNITHLMKERGYDVEVITAAPSYPNFNLYQDDRFWNDKALNNQPFIKRLITKKRKHTSNMVSRLALFLEQMFKGVAAVRTLDKKPDVVFATTPSFFMAFVGVYAKRKYGVPFVLDVRDLWPESVKGVGVFKYDWMLTPAFLFEKRLYKTADAIIINSEGFRSYLRQRGVDNDMIHYMPNSIRESERNLERTVPADDRMEILYAGNMGLAQDVSLLLELAERFRDEPRVHFKLIGYGYRKNELKQTIKDRGFKNFLFLEAMPRTEAFQAIKNADVAFVSLIDQDVFDTVIPGKLIDYMAVGKPIVAAVSGHAANVIEAAEVGYVSRKRDIDEIERSLRTLLERPELRDKYGANGVRYVKDNLCWENNIHVLEDVIEKVTMEETR; from the coding sequence ATGTTAATGGTCTGTCAAAACTATTATCCGGAGATCGGCAGTGCCGGCAACCGGATGCAAAATATTACGCATCTCATGAAAGAACGCGGCTATGACGTCGAGGTCATCACGGCCGCGCCGTCGTATCCGAACTTCAACTTGTATCAAGACGACCGCTTCTGGAATGACAAGGCGCTCAACAACCAGCCGTTCATCAAGCGACTCATCACGAAGAAACGGAAGCACACGTCGAACATGGTGAGCCGTCTCGCCTTGTTCCTCGAACAGATGTTCAAAGGCGTCGCCGCCGTACGGACGCTCGACAAAAAACCGGATGTCGTCTTCGCGACGACCCCGTCTTTTTTTATGGCGTTCGTCGGCGTTTACGCGAAACGGAAGTACGGCGTGCCGTTCGTCTTGGACGTCCGTGACTTATGGCCCGAATCGGTGAAAGGGGTCGGCGTCTTCAAGTACGACTGGATGCTCACGCCGGCGTTCTTGTTTGAGAAGCGTCTGTATAAAACGGCTGACGCCATCATCATCAACTCGGAAGGGTTCCGCAGTTATCTTCGCCAACGCGGCGTCGACAACGACATGATCCACTATATGCCGAACTCGATTCGCGAGAGCGAGCGCAACTTGGAACGGACCGTCCCGGCAGATGACCGGATGGAGATTTTATACGCCGGTAACATGGGACTCGCCCAAGACGTGTCGCTCTTGCTTGAACTCGCGGAGCGGTTCCGCGACGAACCGCGCGTCCATTTCAAATTGATCGGATACGGTTATCGGAAGAACGAGCTGAAACAGACGATCAAAGACCGCGGTTTCAAAAACTTCCTCTTCCTTGAGGCGATGCCGCGGACCGAGGCGTTCCAGGCGATCAAAAACGCGGATGTCGCGTTCGTCAGCTTGATTGACCAAGACGTGTTCGACACGGTCATCCCGGGCAAGTTGATCGACTACATGGCGGTCGGTAAACCGATCGTCGCGGCGGTGTCAGGCCATGCGGCGAATGTCATCGAAGCGGCGGAAGTCGGATACGTGTCACGCAAACGTGACATCGATGAGATTGAACGCTCGCTCCGGACGTTGCTCGAACGCCCTGAGCTGCGCGACAAGTACGGCGCGAACGGCGTCCGTTACGTGAAAGACAACTTATGTTGGGAAAACAATATACACGTCCTCGAAGACGTGATCGAAAAAGTAACGATGGAGGAAACACGATGA